CTTATTGAATGCCATCTTCGAGAAGTATTTGGACGGTTCCCGTCAGTTCGGTATAGAACAGTTCATAGTCGGGCGTGTCGGCGAAGTCGTCCGTGAGGTCGTACTTCTCCAGCACCCCGCGGCAGAGGGGCAGCAGGCGTAGAGCCGCCTGCCGGGCGGTATCCTCGGGAATCTCCGCCTCGAATTCCCTCCAGAGGATGTTTACCAGCGTGTTGTAGGGTGAAAAGTGCAGTCCGCGGCAGAGTTCCTCGCGGGCAATTTCTTCGGCCTCGATGTGGTTGCAGCCCGAACGGATCGCCTCGCTGTACGCTTGGGCGGCGCTGTCGGCCCGCTCGGCGATGAACTCACTTTCGGCGATGAGTTCCGGGTGGCTGTCCTTGAGGTAGGATAGTAACGAAAGTCCGTAATAGGACAATTCCCCCGTGGGGGTATGGTGTTGCTTGTCTGGCATGATAAGAATTTTTAGTGGTCGTTGATAATCGGGGAAGAGAAAGGCGCCCCGGGTTCCCACCCGAAGCGCCGACCACTGAAAAAATCCTTATCAAACAAGCGTATCTCGTTATGACAGGTCTTTTCCAGTGGCAAAGGTAACGATTATTTCCGTTTGTTCCTCTTTCCCTGCCTGGGAGTATCGCGCGGTTCGAAAACGAACGAGGTCTTGAACTGGTCATCGAGCGTGAGGGCCGCGTCGAACGTCCCGCCGCCGTTTTTGACGAATCCCCGGATCGTGCCGGTTTTGCCTTTGGTCAGCAGTTCCGCGAGCTGCTTGTCGGTCAGCTCCTTGCGGGCCACGGTTCTCCATACGGTCAGGCCGCAATCGGGATTCTGACACTTGGCGAGTTTGGGATAGAACACCACGGGCCTGCCGCAACGCGGGCAGGCTGTGTCACTCTCCGCGCCGTCGATTCTTGCTTCCAGCAGTTCTTTGGCGATTTGCGAGGCGAAGACCTCGATACCGCGATGGAACGTCGGGGCGTCCATCTCCCCGGTGGCGATCTTCGAGAGGGCCAGTTCCCAGCCGCCCGTCATGGCGACATCGGCGATCTTCTTGTCCCTGACCACGGCATACACGGCCAGTCCCTTGTCCGTGGGTACAAGCGACTTTTTCTCTCGCCTGACATACTCGCGGGCAAAGAGCGTTTCGATGATGGCGGCACGGGTGGCGGGCGTGCCGATGCCGGCATCCTTCATCGCCTCGCGTTCGGCCTCGTCGGACAGTTCGCGTCCGGCGGTTTCCATCGCCGCCAGCAGGCTCGATTCCGTGTGAAGGGGGCGCGGCCGGGTCTGTTTCTGTTCCGTGACGCATCCCTTGACGGGCAGCTCGTCGCCTTGCACGATGTCGGGAAGGAGGGTCATGTCCTCCTCTTTCTCCTCGACAGGTTCATTCAGGACGGCCCGCCAGCCCGTCTCGACCATGATACTGCCGCGGGCCGTGAAATCATGTCCCGCGCTTTGCAGGGTAAGGGAAGTGTTTTCTTTCACGCAGGCCCCGGAAAAGGTTTCGAGCATCCGCCCCGCGACCATCTCATAGACGATGCGGTGGTCGGCATCCAGTTCGGAAGGGAGGTTCTCGGTGGGAAGCAGCGCGTGGTGGTCGGCGATCTTTTCGTTGTCCACGCTTCGGCGGGAGAGAGATGCGGTATCCATCCTGCCCGCGTATTCCGCGAAACGGGGATAGCGTGTCATGTTCCCGATGAGTGCCGGAATCTCCTCGGCCACATCTTCCGATATATAGCGTGAGCCGGTACGGGGATAAGTGATGAACTTCTTCTCGTAAAGCGACTGGGCGATGTCGAGCGTTTTTTCTGCCGAAAAACCATACCGACTGTTGGCCTCTTTCTGGAGTGTCGTCAGGTCGTACAAGAGAGGCGGCTGTTCCCTGGTCTCCTTGCGCTCCACGTTCACGACGCGTACCGTTCGGGCGCCGATAACCTCGGCGCGGGCTGCTTCCGCCTTCTCCCTGCCGTCGAATTTCTCCGTGGAGAGGACGGTGAACTCCGTGCCCTCCTTTGCCGTGGAAAGCTTCAGCCGGAAATAGGCGGCGGGCTTGAACGCCTTGTTCTCCAGGTAACGGGAGCAGATGATCGCCAGCGTGGGGGTCTGCACCCGTCCGAGCGACCAGACACCCCGCCCGGCAGCCACAGCAAGCGCTTGCGAGGCGTTGATACCGACGATCCAGTCGGCTTCGCTGCGGGCTTTGGCCGAGAGGTAAAGGTTGTCGTATTCGTTGCCGGGGCGAAGGTGTTGTAACCCCTCGCGGATGGCCCGGTCGGTCAGGCTGCTGATCCATAACCGCACGAAAGGGGTACGGCATTCCAGGTAAGAGTAGATGTAGCGGAAGATCAGCTCCCCTTCACGCCCCGCGTCGGTCGCGACGATGATGCGCTCGGCCATGCCGAACAATTCCCGGAGAATACCGAGCTGCTTCACGACACCCGGGTCGGCCTTATACTCTTTACCCTCCCGAACCTGCCGGGGCAGGAGGATGAACGATGATGGCAGGATAGGCAGGTTTTCCCGGCGGAAACCCGCGATGCCATACTGTTGGGGCATTGCCAGCCCGACCAGGTGGCCGAAGGCCCAGGTTACGGCATAGCCGTTTCCCTCTATAAAACCGTCTTTACGGTTCGTGGCTCCCACGATGGCGGCGATCTCACGCGCCACCGAGGGCTTTTCTGCGATAATAACTTGCATGATGATTCGGATTTTTCAGTGGTTGTTTTCTTGTAGTTCTTCTTTCTCTTTTTCCGGACGGGCGATCAGCCGGCGGTCGTAATAGACATGGTTGCTGTTCCCGTCGTAATACTGCCGTCCGTCGTCTGCCTCCTCCGGGGGGCTGCGTTTACCCGGCCGGAGGTATAAGGCGGCCAGCGCTGCGATCAGGAGCGGCATGGCTCCGGTCTGCATGTAGAACCATTTCATACGTTATACCTTGACACCTTTGGAGTTGCTCTTTTTGCAGCTGCGGTAATTTCTCCTTTGCGCCGGAGTGGCCTCCTGCTGTCCCTGCTTGAGCGGCTCTTTCACACCTTTGACCGCTTCGACGGTCTTGCCCTCGGAATTGACGGCGACCTGGGTACGGCTTTCAACGGCGGGTTTGACCTCCGCTCCCTGCCGTTTCGCACGGTCGGGATTCCAGCGGAAGAAGTCCATCTTGTTACGCTCGAAGTTGGGCTTGACCCAGGCGTTGAACGGCTCACCCTGCCCGTCCTTGACCATGCCCTTGATGTAGAAAGCCTTGACATCCGCCCGCTTGGAGGGGTCGTTCACCGCTTCCGTCCACTGGTCATAAGCCTCTTTGGGCACGGAGGCTTTGAGGATTGTCCGGTGAATCGTGAGTGTGGGCTGTCGTTCGGAGGCCGTAGTTTCCTGCCGTCCGTTTTTCTCGGCGGCCTTCTGGCGGTAAATCTCCTTGTTCTCCTGGGCGTAGCGGTTGCGATCCAAACCGTCGTAGGTAAAGGAATAGTTACGTTCGGCCGCGTCGATTTGGATATAGGCATCCCGCTTATAACCCGCGCGGGTGGTATATCCTTCGAGCAACACCTTGCCGCCGCCGTAGAAATCCATCTGCTTGCCTTCCGAGAGGTCGGCCTCCTTGATACGGGCACGTTTTTCGAGTAGCGAAACGGGCATGGGTTCCAGAGTGTTCGTCCATTTGTCTATCGACACGTAGCAGGGCGTGAGCTTGCCCGGCTCCAGCTCCAGGTCGATCACTTTCCCGGCATGACGGGTGTTCATCAGGTTCGTTTTCGCCTCCTCATCGAGCAGCACCCCGTGGAAGGGGGCGTCGAGGTCGGGCCGTTCCTGCCAGTAATGCGGCACGACGCGCAGCGAG
This Alistipes shahii WAL 8301 DNA region includes the following protein-coding sequences:
- a CDS encoding DUF1896 family protein, with amino-acid sequence MPDKQHHTPTGELSYYGLSLLSYLKDSHPELIAESEFIAERADSAAQAYSEAIRSGCNHIEAEEIAREELCRGLHFSPYNTLVNILWREFEAEIPEDTARQAALRLLPLCRGVLEKYDLTDDFADTPDYELFYTELTGTVQILLEDGIQ
- a CDS encoding type IA DNA topoisomerase gives rise to the protein MQVIIAEKPSVAREIAAIVGATNRKDGFIEGNGYAVTWAFGHLVGLAMPQQYGIAGFRRENLPILPSSFILLPRQVREGKEYKADPGVVKQLGILRELFGMAERIIVATDAGREGELIFRYIYSYLECRTPFVRLWISSLTDRAIREGLQHLRPGNEYDNLYLSAKARSEADWIVGINASQALAVAAGRGVWSLGRVQTPTLAIICSRYLENKAFKPAAYFRLKLSTAKEGTEFTVLSTEKFDGREKAEAARAEVIGARTVRVVNVERKETREQPPLLYDLTTLQKEANSRYGFSAEKTLDIAQSLYEKKFITYPRTGSRYISEDVAEEIPALIGNMTRYPRFAEYAGRMDTASLSRRSVDNEKIADHHALLPTENLPSELDADHRIVYEMVAGRMLETFSGACVKENTSLTLQSAGHDFTARGSIMVETGWRAVLNEPVEEKEEDMTLLPDIVQGDELPVKGCVTEQKQTRPRPLHTESSLLAAMETAGRELSDEAEREAMKDAGIGTPATRAAIIETLFAREYVRREKKSLVPTDKGLAVYAVVRDKKIADVAMTGGWELALSKIATGEMDAPTFHRGIEVFASQIAKELLEARIDGAESDTACPRCGRPVVFYPKLAKCQNPDCGLTVWRTVARKELTDKQLAELLTKGKTGTIRGFVKNGGGTFDAALTLDDQFKTSFVFEPRDTPRQGKRNKRK
- a CDS encoding DUF3945 domain-containing protein yields the protein MDENVKNDAKQVMLVQNADDGRLQAVTGVDQDGNIQTADPTDQNVASLLNVNTQDSALEAFFKKFMEQAQNPVHTGIFVMTENALNKLIRIDFDPEILENYRIDPSERLQTQEQRQFEPLDVTKIDLADMEKKGIRMEDIEPHLKAMSYGHKSNGLVEMNPELENGMRVSTKGRVSLEEQADGSLRVVPHYWQERPDLDAPFHGVLLDEEAKTNLMNTRHAGKVIDLELEPGKLTPCYVSIDKWTNTLEPMPVSLLEKRARIKEADLSEGKQMDFYGGGKVLLEGYTTRAGYKRDAYIQIDAAERNYSFTYDGLDRNRYAQENKEIYRQKAAEKNGRQETTASERQPTLTIHRTILKASVPKEAYDQWTEAVNDPSKRADVKAFYIKGMVKDGQGEPFNAWVKPNFERNKMDFFRWNPDRAKRQGAEVKPAVESRTQVAVNSEGKTVEAVKGVKEPLKQGQQEATPAQRRNYRSCKKSNSKGVKV